The following proteins come from a genomic window of Thiothrix winogradskyi:
- the pstA gene encoding phosphate ABC transporter permease PstA: MSTTTEKIKATLGKRYAREKRFRFYGITAIALSILFLMTLLSDIIGKGYPAFTSTHIKLDVQLDAQTLGVTADSTPEQLRTANYNAVIQKSLNALVPGVEERKEKKALKGLVSGDAQYELQRQVMADPTLIGTNQSVWVLADDDIDTYYKGNVDRTLPESNRRIKDFQLAWLDKLEADGRIDSQFNTVFFTRGDSREPEEAGILSALIGSFYTLLVTLSLAFPIGVAAAIYLEEFAPKNNFWVDLIEVNINNLAAVPSIVFGLLGLAVFIQLFGMPRSAPLVGGLVLTLMTLPTIIIATRSALRAVPPSIREGALGVGASKTQTVFQNVLPLAMPGILTGTIIGMAHALGETAPLLMIGMVAFIMDVPSSVTSPSTVLPVQIFLWSDSPERAFIERTSAAIMVLLAFLVSMNLLAVILRQRFERRW, encoded by the coding sequence CTACGCACGCGAAAAACGCTTTCGCTTCTATGGCATAACAGCCATTGCCTTGAGCATTTTGTTCTTGATGACTTTACTGAGTGATATTATTGGTAAAGGCTACCCTGCCTTTACTAGTACCCACATCAAACTCGATGTGCAATTGGACGCGCAAACCCTTGGGGTCACTGCCGATTCCACACCTGAACAATTACGCACTGCTAATTACAATGCGGTAATACAAAAAAGTCTGAATGCCCTAGTTCCCGGCGTGGAAGAACGCAAGGAAAAGAAGGCTTTGAAAGGTTTAGTGAGTGGCGATGCGCAGTACGAACTGCAACGTCAGGTCATGGCTGACCCCACGTTGATTGGTACGAACCAATCCGTATGGGTATTGGCGGATGACGATATTGACACCTATTACAAAGGCAATGTTGATCGCACACTGCCTGAAAGTAATCGCCGCATCAAAGACTTCCAATTGGCTTGGCTGGATAAACTGGAAGCAGACGGACGTATCGACAGCCAGTTTAACACCGTGTTCTTCACGCGAGGCGATTCACGCGAACCGGAAGAGGCGGGGATTTTGAGTGCCTTGATTGGTTCGTTCTACACCTTGTTGGTGACACTCTCATTAGCCTTCCCGATTGGGGTGGCTGCGGCGATTTATTTGGAAGAGTTTGCCCCCAAGAACAATTTCTGGGTGGATTTGATTGAGGTCAATATCAATAACCTCGCTGCCGTGCCATCCATCGTGTTTGGTTTATTGGGCTTGGCGGTATTTATCCAGTTATTTGGAATGCCACGTTCTGCACCGTTGGTGGGCGGATTAGTACTGACATTAATGACATTACCGACCATTATTATTGCCACCCGTTCGGCATTACGGGCTGTACCGCCTTCCATCAGAGAAGGTGCCTTGGGTGTCGGCGCATCCAAAACCCAAACCGTGTTCCAGAATGTATTACCACTGGCAATGCCGGGTATCCTCACCGGCACGATTATCGGCATGGCTCACGCGTTAGGTGAAACCGCCCCGTTGCTGATGATCGGTATGGTTGCCTTCATTATGGATGTCCCCAGTAGCGTAACTTCACCATCAACCGTGTTGCCGGTACAGATATTCCTGTGGTCTGACAGCCCGGAACGTGCATTTATTGAACGCACCTCAGCCGCGATTATGGTGCTGCTGGCATTCTTGGTGTCGATGAACCTGCTCGCCGTCATTCTGCGTCAACGCTTTGAGCGTCGCTGGTGA
- the pstB gene encoding phosphate ABC transporter ATP-binding protein PstB, whose protein sequence is MTEATIDMTTKALPKFSTAASGGREEFAHTIDGTIGKPYLDGKDTKFFCRGVNVFYGDTKQAIFDVNMDIGKNEVISMIGPSGCGKSTFLRCLNRMNDTIAGCRVTGDIKLDSEDIHGKEQDPVLLRARVGMVFQKPNPFPKSIYDNVAYGPRLHGLAANRAELDDIVESSLTKAGLFKEVKDRLQSPGTGLSGGQQQRLCIARTIAVSPEVILMDEPTSALDPIATATIEELIDELRASFTICIVTHSMQQAARISQRTAYFHLGYLVELNDTKTVFTNPQHQLTENYITGRFG, encoded by the coding sequence ATGACTGAAGCGACAATTGATATGACAACGAAAGCCCTACCCAAATTTAGCACCGCTGCCAGCGGCGGACGTGAAGAATTTGCCCACACCATTGACGGCACGATCGGCAAGCCGTATCTGGATGGCAAAGACACCAAATTCTTCTGCCGGGGCGTGAACGTATTTTACGGTGATACCAAGCAAGCGATTTTCGATGTCAATATGGACATCGGCAAGAACGAAGTCATTTCCATGATTGGTCCATCCGGTTGTGGCAAATCCACTTTCCTGCGCTGCCTGAACCGCATGAATGACACCATTGCAGGCTGCCGCGTGACCGGCGACATTAAGCTCGACAGCGAAGACATCCACGGCAAAGAACAAGACCCGGTACTGCTTCGTGCTCGTGTTGGCATGGTATTCCAGAAGCCAAACCCGTTCCCGAAATCCATTTACGACAACGTAGCCTATGGCCCGCGCCTGCACGGTCTGGCTGCTAACCGCGCCGAGCTGGATGATATTGTGGAAAGCAGCTTAACCAAAGCCGGTTTATTCAAGGAAGTCAAAGACCGTCTGCAATCCCCCGGCACAGGGCTTTCCGGTGGTCAGCAACAACGTCTGTGCATTGCTCGCACGATTGCGGTCAGCCCGGAAGTGATCCTGATGGATGAACCCACTTCCGCACTTGACCCGATTGCCACCGCGACTATCGAGGAATTGATTGACGAATTGCGGGCAAGTTTTACCATTTGCATTGTGACCCACTCAATGCAACAAGCAGCGCGTATTTCGCAACGCACCGCTTATTTCCATCTGGGTTATCTGGTTGAATTGAACGACACCAAAACTGTCTTCACCAACCCACAACACCAATTAACTGAAAATTACATTACAGGCCGCTTCGGCTAA
- the phoU gene encoding phosphate signaling complex protein PhoU: MNTTQHTSQKYNHELEEARSKLMTMGGLVETQVTNAIKALLERDSALGEKVAYSDHEINAMEVALDEHCAEIIARRQPAASDLRLLITIIKVITDLERIGDEAEKVGRYAVEMTESATYGDLHNSLRHLGEHVKIMLSDTLDALARLDVAQAMQVVKNDQQVDDEFDSITRQLYTRMLEDPRYIKDSLNVTWCARSLERVGDHCKNICEYVIYLVKGKDVRHTNLESIRETILGE; this comes from the coding sequence ATGAACACAACACAGCATACATCTCAGAAATACAATCACGAGCTGGAAGAAGCCCGCAGCAAACTGATGACAATGGGCGGCTTGGTCGAAACCCAAGTCACCAATGCCATCAAGGCGTTGCTGGAACGTGACAGTGCTTTGGGTGAAAAGGTCGCGTATTCCGACCATGAAATTAACGCAATGGAAGTCGCCCTCGACGAACATTGCGCCGAAATCATTGCGCGTCGCCAGCCTGCCGCCAGCGATTTGCGCTTGCTAATCACCATTATCAAAGTCATTACCGACCTTGAGCGCATTGGTGACGAAGCCGAAAAAGTCGGGCGTTACGCGGTGGAAATGACCGAATCCGCCACCTACGGCGACTTGCACAATTCCCTGCGTCACTTAGGCGAACACGTCAAAATCATGTTGAGCGACACCTTGGACGCACTGGCGCGTTTGGACGTTGCTCAAGCCATGCAAGTGGTGAAAAACGACCAGCAAGTGGATGACGAATTCGATTCCATTACGCGCCAGCTTTACACCCGCATGTTGGAAGACCCGCGCTATATCAAAGACAGCCTGAATGTCACTTGGTGTGCGCGTTCACTGGAACGGGTCGGTGATCACTGCAAAAACATTTGCGAATACGTGATTTATCTGGTGAAAGGCAAGGACGTGCGCCACACCAATTTAGAAAGCATCCGTGAAACGATTTTGGGTGAGTAA
- the phoB gene encoding phosphate regulon transcriptional regulator PhoB yields the protein MKKHILCIEDEAAIRSMIRFSLEREGYVVTEAADARAARDAAASSPPDLMLVDWMLPDVSGPELIRRFRHDPLTRDIPIIMLTAKSEEDDMIHGLDAGADDYLMKPVSLKALSARIKALLRRSEGFDEQRVINAGRLQLNQNAHQLRIDGTPVHLGTTEYRLLEFFMQHPEKVYSRAQLLDFVWGQNTYIEERTVDVHVLRLRKTLKTHAAENVIQTIRGAGYLFSAIESTGD from the coding sequence ATGAAAAAACACATTCTGTGTATTGAGGACGAAGCCGCTATCCGTTCCATGATCCGCTTTTCGCTGGAGCGCGAAGGCTATGTGGTGACGGAAGCAGCGGATGCCCGTGCCGCCCGTGATGCCGCCGCATCCAGCCCACCGGATTTAATGCTGGTGGACTGGATGTTGCCGGACGTTTCCGGGCCGGAACTGATCCGGCGTTTCCGCCATGACCCGTTGACCCGCGACATTCCCATTATCATGCTCACCGCCAAAAGCGAAGAAGACGACATGATTCACGGGCTGGATGCGGGTGCAGATGATTACCTCATGAAACCTGTGTCACTCAAAGCCCTGAGTGCGCGGATCAAAGCCCTATTACGCCGTTCCGAGGGTTTCGACGAACAGCGGGTGATCAATGCCGGGCGTTTGCAACTCAACCAAAATGCGCACCAATTGCGCATCGACGGTACGCCTGTGCATCTCGGCACGACCGAATACCGCCTGCTGGAATTTTTCATGCAGCACCCCGAAAAAGTCTATTCCCGCGCTCAATTGCTGGACTTTGTATGGGGTCAAAATACCTATATCGAAGAACGCACTGTTGATGTGCATGTGCTACGCTTGCGCAAAACCTTGAAGACCCACGCTGCCGAGAATGTGATTCAAACCATCCGGGGTGCTGGCTATTTATTCAGTGCAATCGAATCAACAGGTGATTGA
- the phoR gene encoding phosphate regulon sensor histidine kinase PhoR — MPNNYWSVERYRFGLVMGCGLLVAWFTPYPLMVMLLVLLGYIVWMLHKLYQLQHWLTNGHKAEDMPDNDGAWEQIAYLFHKSQQILAEGKRKQQDILVRFNNILSVLPDAAILLDADNHIEWANKSAGKMLGIDSNNDKGQRLDNLLRNPDLHKLLAENGTYKVKFPSPRNSHLTLRAKLLPLQAGSRVLSVRDISEGIQLQKTRKAFIANASHELRTPLTVLLGYIELFEHDPDLPKHLHGPLQQSHEQAIRMQQIISDMLALSRLESQETTPLMGNRVDIPAILTSNIRAIRDTLASGTHTLETDIEPDLCVCGSEKDITSVITNLLTNAVKHTPAGTTIRVEWRSNEQGVACLSVNDNGSGIDARHLPHLTERFYRVDEGRSRASGGTGLGLAIVKHIMQWHNGKLTIESKPGKTVFRACFPAGRVLD; from the coding sequence ATGCCGAACAACTATTGGAGTGTGGAACGCTATCGTTTTGGTTTGGTCATGGGCTGCGGTTTACTGGTAGCGTGGTTCACCCCTTATCCGTTGATGGTAATGCTACTGGTGTTATTGGGCTACATCGTCTGGATGCTGCACAAACTGTACCAGTTACAGCATTGGCTCACCAACGGGCATAAAGCCGAAGATATGCCGGACAATGATGGTGCTTGGGAACAAATCGCTTACCTGTTCCACAAATCGCAACAAATACTCGCAGAAGGTAAACGCAAGCAACAAGATATTTTAGTGCGCTTCAATAACATTTTGTCGGTGTTGCCCGATGCAGCCATTTTACTGGATGCTGACAATCACATTGAATGGGCAAACAAATCCGCTGGCAAGATGCTAGGCATCGACAGCAACAATGACAAGGGTCAACGCCTTGATAATTTGTTGCGCAACCCTGATCTGCACAAGCTGTTGGCAGAAAATGGCACATACAAGGTGAAGTTTCCCTCGCCACGTAATTCCCATCTAACGTTACGAGCAAAACTGCTACCCTTGCAAGCCGGTTCACGGGTTTTGAGTGTGCGGGACATTAGTGAGGGCATCCAGCTCCAGAAAACTCGTAAGGCCTTTATTGCCAATGCCTCTCATGAATTGCGCACCCCATTAACGGTACTCTTGGGTTATATCGAACTGTTTGAACACGACCCCGATCTGCCGAAACACCTTCACGGGCCGTTACAACAATCCCACGAGCAAGCCATCAGGATGCAGCAAATCATCAGCGATATGCTTGCCCTATCACGGCTAGAAAGTCAGGAAACCACGCCATTAATGGGCAACCGTGTTGATATTCCAGCCATACTGACCAGCAATATCCGAGCTATTCGCGATACACTAGCCAGTGGTACGCATACACTGGAAACTGACATTGAGCCAGATTTGTGCGTTTGCGGCTCAGAAAAAGACATTACCAGCGTCATTACCAACCTGCTGACAAATGCGGTTAAACATACCCCAGCAGGCACGACTATCCGAGTGGAATGGCGTAGTAACGAGCAGGGCGTTGCTTGCCTGAGTGTGAACGACAATGGTTCCGGCATTGATGCTAGGCATTTGCCGCACCTGACTGAGCGTTTCTACCGGGTAGATGAAGGACGCTCTCGCGCCAGTGGTGGTACAGGTTTAGGGCTGGCAATTGTAAAACACATTATGCAATGGCATAACGGCAAGCTGACAATTGAAAGCAAGCCGGGAAAGACTGTGTTCCGGGCTTGCTTTCCGGCAGGGCGGGTGTTGGATTAA
- a CDS encoding inorganic phosphate transporter — protein sequence MEFLSDTMMIYLILAVAFGLFMAWGIGANDVANAMATSVGSKAVTIKQALIIAAIFEFAGAYLAGGEVANTIRQGFIDNEIFDANPEMLAWGMLGSLLAAATWLLIATLRGWPVSTTHTIVGAIVGFAAVGVGVEAVNWGTVGTTAISWVFSPLISGVIAFLVFMSLQILILDTKNPLQNAIKYGPFYLFMVGFFLSLLTIQKGLKHVGLSLDGAMELIISVLIGVVVAIAGRILISKVRYDQQAEKRFHYANVEKIFAVMMLFTAAAMAFAHGSNDVANAVGPMAAVIGIAQTGVMTAKATVPSWVLLVGAVGIVIGLATLGYRVILTVGSKITELTPTRGFSAEIATAMTVVSASYAGIPVSTTHTLVGAILGVGFARGIAAIDLRVVGGIFMSWVVTLPAGALLSVMFFYLLRGIFV from the coding sequence ATGGAATTTTTGTCCGATACCATGATGATTTACCTCATCTTGGCGGTTGCCTTTGGCTTATTTATGGCCTGGGGGATTGGTGCGAATGATGTTGCTAATGCTATGGCGACCTCCGTCGGGTCTAAAGCCGTTACCATTAAACAGGCACTTATTATTGCGGCTATTTTCGAGTTCGCAGGTGCTTACCTTGCGGGTGGGGAAGTCGCTAATACGATACGTCAAGGCTTTATTGATAATGAAATATTTGATGCTAACCCGGAGATGCTGGCATGGGGAATGCTGGGGTCACTCTTGGCAGCAGCGACGTGGTTACTCATCGCAACACTACGTGGTTGGCCTGTTTCCACCACCCATACCATTGTTGGTGCTATCGTCGGGTTTGCTGCCGTTGGTGTTGGTGTGGAAGCCGTTAATTGGGGAACGGTCGGTACCACCGCGATCAGTTGGGTATTTTCACCGCTGATTTCTGGGGTGATTGCCTTTTTGGTGTTTATGAGCTTGCAAATTCTCATCTTGGATACCAAAAATCCGCTGCAAAATGCCATCAAATATGGGCCATTTTACCTCTTTATGGTGGGTTTTTTCCTTTCACTGCTGACCATTCAAAAAGGTTTAAAACACGTTGGCTTAAGCTTAGACGGTGCTATGGAGTTGATTATATCGGTATTGATTGGCGTAGTTGTGGCAATAGCTGGGCGTATTCTCATCAGCAAAGTCCGTTATGACCAACAGGCCGAAAAACGCTTCCATTACGCGAATGTGGAAAAAATCTTTGCTGTCATGATGCTGTTTACCGCTGCGGCAATGGCTTTTGCGCACGGCTCTAACGATGTTGCCAATGCGGTAGGGCCGATGGCTGCCGTCATCGGTATTGCTCAAACCGGGGTGATGACTGCCAAGGCCACCGTGCCTTCATGGGTTTTATTGGTGGGTGCAGTGGGTATCGTCATTGGTTTAGCCACCTTAGGTTATCGGGTTATTTTGACGGTTGGGAGTAAGATCACCGAACTTACCCCGACTCGTGGTTTTTCGGCTGAAATTGCCACAGCGATGACCGTGGTTTCCGCCTCTTACGCGGGTATTCCGGTGTCGACCACGCATACCCTCGTTGGGGCAATCCTTGGGGTTGGCTTTGCACGCGGTATTGCAGCGATTGATTTGCGTGTCGTGGGTGGTATCTTTATGTCGTGGGTGGTCACTTTACCGGCAGGTGCGTTACTGTCCGTAATGTTCTTCTATCTGTTGCGCGGTATTTTCGTTTAA
- a CDS encoding TIGR00153 family protein, producing the protein MPKSHIAGLFGKSPIRPLQEHMYCVYKGIKHLIMLVEGMNNDDEQQISAAHQAIVESEHLADDMKKDLRHNLPRGFFMPVDRRDLLDVLWMQDQIINQAKDIAGMVVGRKMRLHESMRPLFQQYTERCVAAVKQALEVINELDELLETGFRGLEVEHVEEMLTELSRIERQTDKCQVELRNILFTLEDGLRATDVMFTYRLIEWMGRVADDAQRVGSRLQLMLAR; encoded by the coding sequence ATGCCCAAGAGCCATATCGCGGGACTGTTCGGCAAGTCGCCCATACGCCCCCTTCAGGAGCACATGTATTGTGTCTACAAAGGGATCAAGCATCTCATCATGCTCGTGGAGGGAATGAATAATGATGATGAACAGCAAATTAGTGCTGCTCATCAAGCTATCGTGGAAAGTGAGCACCTTGCTGATGATATGAAAAAGGATTTGCGCCACAACCTGCCACGCGGTTTCTTTATGCCGGTTGATCGCCGTGACTTGCTGGATGTGTTGTGGATGCAAGACCAAATTATCAATCAAGCCAAAGACATTGCGGGTATGGTGGTCGGGCGAAAAATGCGTCTGCATGAGAGTATGCGTCCACTGTTCCAGCAATACACCGAACGCTGTGTGGCTGCGGTCAAGCAGGCACTGGAAGTGATTAATGAGCTAGATGAATTGTTGGAAACCGGTTTCCGGGGTTTGGAGGTTGAGCATGTTGAGGAAATGTTAACGGAACTTAGCCGTATTGAACGCCAAACCGATAAATGCCAAGTCGAATTACGCAATATTCTGTTTACCCTAGAAGATGGCTTGAGAGCTACCGATGTGATGTTCACCTACCGCTTGATTGAGTGGATGGGACGAGTTGCCGATGATGCCCAACGTGTGGGTAGCCGTTTACAACTGATGCTGGCACGTTAA
- a CDS encoding ABC transporter substrate-binding protein: protein MIRRLIWLGLLCCLLGKLASAAPPLEPVTVQLKWQPQFQFAGYYAALEYGFFQEEGLDVTLLPGGTDIAPLIEVLEGRADYAIEAGELVFYRLQGKPVVALASIFQHSPAMLMTEGKAGLRTPHDLAHKRIGMQVGGQPIVEIAAMFVNEGVTLDALALQPNRPGMDALLSGQVDADYGYMTSEPFFNTQAGRDIHYIQPITYGVDFYGDTLFTSERHLEEHPAQVAALRRAVVRGWLYAMENPNDIITVLLKRYPHLNREALQFEASHIHELVKPDIVQIGHMNVERWRRMADTFVKLGMVNDTSKLDGFWYDSDQKPDYRWVWWVLGGFGLVALLGFIGSGLVAWVNGRLQEKNTLLQQTMQAQEESERLLQESQRSLQSLIGNLPGMAYRCHNDADWAMEFVSEGCESLTGYPAEWLIGSQRLTWTSLIHPDDRDAVVATVVNASNAGHPFQLSYRIKHRSGEWCWVWEQGHCVAYNAAGEPLMLEGLIMDITSQVDVQQKLQQAKEQADAATRAKSIFLANISHEIRTPLNAVTGLAQLLQREDLQGKQRDYAEKLHSSSRLLLGIVEDVMDFSCIEAGEVVLRPVPFNVQGILQSVQHIVQDSIQEKGLAFRLEVQDDIPTVLVGDPLRLSQVLNNLLINAVKFTNKGSVSLHVSLQAHTAATIRLQFSVRDTGIGIPANQRESLFEPFVRIDSGEHEAVKGAGLGLSISRHLVELMGGAITVESIPGVGSEFTFCADFGGEAASTLLPDTPPPAADTAQALLTGARILVVDDDPLNLMISLELLHLFGCVTERAESATEARAALIADTFDLVLMDLEMPGMMGDALTRELRTEPRWQTLPIIAMSAHASATIREHCLASGMSDYLAKPFDVAQLRAILVRWLAGRMSA, encoded by the coding sequence ATGATACGTCGCCTTATTTGGTTAGGATTGCTGTGTTGTCTGTTGGGCAAGCTGGCAAGCGCTGCGCCGCCGTTAGAACCTGTTACCGTGCAATTGAAGTGGCAGCCGCAGTTCCAGTTTGCGGGGTATTACGCTGCGCTGGAATACGGCTTTTTCCAAGAGGAAGGGCTGGATGTCACCTTACTGCCCGGTGGTACTGATATTGCGCCTTTGATTGAGGTGTTGGAGGGACGGGCAGACTATGCGATTGAGGCGGGGGAATTGGTTTTCTACCGTTTGCAAGGCAAGCCAGTGGTGGCGTTGGCGAGTATTTTCCAGCATTCGCCCGCGATGTTAATGACCGAGGGTAAGGCGGGTTTACGTACCCCGCACGATTTAGCCCACAAACGCATTGGAATGCAGGTCGGCGGGCAGCCGATTGTGGAAATCGCGGCGATGTTTGTGAACGAAGGGGTGACGTTGGATGCGCTGGCATTGCAACCGAATCGACCGGGCATGGACGCATTGCTGTCTGGGCAGGTGGATGCGGATTACGGTTATATGACCAGTGAGCCTTTCTTCAATACACAGGCGGGGCGCGACATCCATTACATTCAGCCGATCACTTACGGGGTGGATTTTTACGGCGATACGTTGTTTACCAGTGAACGCCACCTAGAGGAACATCCCGCGCAAGTGGCGGCGTTACGCCGTGCGGTGGTGCGCGGTTGGCTATACGCGATGGAAAATCCCAATGACATAATCACGGTTTTACTGAAACGTTACCCGCACTTGAACCGTGAGGCGTTGCAGTTTGAAGCTTCACATATCCACGAGCTGGTAAAGCCGGATATTGTCCAGATCGGTCACATGAATGTGGAACGCTGGCGGCGCATGGCGGATACCTTCGTCAAGTTGGGGATGGTCAACGACACCAGCAAGCTGGATGGTTTTTGGTACGACTCCGACCAGAAACCGGATTACCGCTGGGTGTGGTGGGTACTCGGCGGGTTTGGGCTGGTTGCGCTGCTGGGCTTTATCGGCAGTGGTTTGGTGGCGTGGGTGAATGGGCGTTTGCAGGAAAAAAACACCCTGTTACAACAGACCATGCAAGCCCAAGAAGAAAGCGAACGTTTGTTGCAGGAAAGCCAACGTTCCTTGCAAAGCTTGATCGGCAACTTACCGGGGATGGCTTACCGTTGCCATAACGATGCCGATTGGGCGATGGAGTTTGTCAGTGAGGGGTGTGAAAGCTTGACGGGTTATCCCGCTGAATGGTTGATTGGTTCACAGCGGTTGACTTGGACGAGTTTGATTCACCCTGATGATCGTGACGCGGTGGTGGCGACGGTGGTTAACGCGAGTAACGCAGGGCATCCGTTCCAGTTGAGTTATCGGATTAAACACCGTTCGGGGGAATGGTGTTGGGTGTGGGAACAAGGGCATTGCGTCGCCTACAATGCGGCGGGTGAACCGTTGATGTTAGAAGGCTTGATTATGGACATTACCTCGCAGGTCGATGTTCAGCAGAAATTGCAGCAAGCCAAAGAACAAGCCGATGCAGCGACCCGTGCTAAATCCATTTTCCTAGCGAATATTAGCCATGAAATCCGTACACCGTTGAATGCCGTCACGGGTTTGGCGCAATTGCTGCAACGGGAGGATTTGCAGGGCAAGCAGCGGGATTACGCGGAAAAACTGCATAGCTCCTCGCGCTTATTGTTGGGGATTGTGGAAGATGTGATGGATTTTTCTTGCATTGAGGCGGGGGAGGTGGTGTTACGCCCTGTGCCATTCAATGTGCAGGGAATTCTGCAAAGTGTTCAGCACATTGTGCAGGATTCTATCCAAGAGAAGGGCTTGGCGTTTCGTCTGGAAGTGCAAGACGATATTCCAACCGTGTTGGTGGGCGACCCGTTGCGCTTAAGCCAAGTATTGAATAATTTGCTGATTAATGCGGTTAAATTTACCAATAAGGGCAGCGTTTCTTTGCATGTGAGTTTGCAAGCGCACACAGCGGCTACAATCAGGTTGCAATTCAGTGTGCGTGACACGGGGATCGGGATTCCGGCGAATCAGCGCGAGAGTTTGTTTGAACCCTTCGTGCGGATTGATTCTGGCGAACATGAAGCGGTGAAAGGCGCGGGTTTGGGCTTATCCATTAGCCGTCATTTGGTGGAATTGATGGGCGGCGCGATTACGGTGGAAAGCATTCCTGGGGTGGGTAGCGAGTTTACGTTTTGTGCGGATTTTGGGGGTGAAGCCGCGTCTACGCTGTTGCCTGATACACCACCGCCCGCTGCTGATACCGCGCAGGCGTTGTTGACGGGGGCGCGGATTTTGGTGGTGGATGATGATCCATTGAATCTGATGATTAGCCTTGAGCTGTTGCACCTGTTCGGTTGCGTCACCGAGCGGGCGGAAAGTGCCACGGAAGCGCGGGCGGCACTGATAGCAGATACTTTCGATCTGGTGTTGATGGATCTTGAGATGCCGGGGATGATGGGCGATGCCTTGACCCGTGAATTGCGTACCGAGCCGCGTTGGCAAACCTTGCCGATTATTGCAATGAGCGCTCATGCTTCGGCGACGATCCGCGAACATTGCCTCGCGAGTGGGATGAGCGATTACCTTGCGAAACCGTTTGATGTCGCGCAATTACGGGCGATCTTGGTACGGTGGCTGGCGGGTCGAATGTCGGCTTAA
- a CDS encoding UDP-2,3-diacylglucosamine diphosphatase, translating to MSSWFIADLHLDSSRPGAMQCLLELLEQIGERADALYILGDLFEYWVGDDALDSPYAAVFLPLVTRLQQLSERGVKLYFQHGNRDFLVGKQFAEATGCTLLPEQQVIDLYGTPTLLLHGDTLCTDDVEYQQVRKLFRNPQWQQQFLALPLEERIRQAEAMRAQSRMSMQGKPEAILDVNQQAVEATLRAAGVTCMIHGHTHRPAVHDFLLDDLRVQRVVLGDWHETKGSFLRVDADTMTLEC from the coding sequence ATGTCAAGCTGGTTTATAGCAGATTTGCATTTGGATTCGAGCCGCCCCGGTGCAATGCAGTGCTTATTGGAATTGCTGGAGCAAATCGGGGAGAGGGCGGATGCGCTCTATATTCTGGGTGATCTGTTTGAATATTGGGTGGGGGATGACGCCCTCGATTCGCCTTATGCCGCCGTATTTCTGCCGCTGGTGACACGCTTACAGCAACTGAGTGAGCGTGGGGTGAAGCTGTATTTTCAGCACGGCAACCGCGATTTTTTAGTGGGAAAGCAGTTTGCTGAGGCGACGGGCTGTACCTTGTTGCCAGAACAACAGGTGATCGACTTGTACGGCACGCCGACCTTGTTGTTGCACGGTGATACGCTGTGTACCGATGACGTGGAATACCAGCAGGTGCGCAAGCTGTTCCGCAATCCGCAATGGCAGCAGCAGTTTCTTGCCTTGCCGCTGGAGGAACGCATTCGTCAGGCGGAAGCAATGCGGGCGCAAAGCCGGATGAGTATGCAGGGTAAACCCGAAGCGATTCTGGATGTGAATCAGCAAGCAGTAGAAGCAACCTTGCGGGCAGCGGGCGTAACGTGCATGATTCACGGGCATACGCACCGCCCTGCTGTGCATGATTTCCTGCTGGATGACTTGCGAGTACAGCGGGTAGTATTGGGTGATTGGCACGAGACCAAAGGGAGTTTTTTGCGTGTGGATGCCGACACTATGACGTTGGAGTGTTAA